The following coding sequences are from one Paenibacillus stellifer window:
- a CDS encoding carbohydrate binding domain-containing protein — MNHAGYSTIKDMEQYGYGTRLNGMTSSWVPGSGQTWHSFNDNIDYNDATSWAKWWGAGWVRAGIAGYTAGGGDDLTQTLSGLPDFKTDVTTSQGLPPLLKTKWAQEGSSNNAWVVPAASGLRQDLGIAPADYIVKWLSSWVQEFGIDGFRCDTAKHVEQYRWKQLKDSTNAALQTWRANNPTKPGANWTDNFWMTGEVWGHGISKDSYYSNGFDSLINFSFQNSNLNDLEGLFSSYASQLNSDSDSSFNALSYISSHDTKLYDRNSLIQAGTALLLLPGGVQTYYGDESGRVFGATGSDSTQGTRSDMNWSSMNTDVLQHWQKLGQFRNNHPAVGAGTHKLLASSPYTFSRTYTNAAKGIDDRVVVATGASGSTSVTVSGVFGDGTLVRDAYTGATTTVSGGKAVFTAGSKGVILIEAAGPIQYDPSVSASPAGGKFTTDEVSVTLSTAYADTSTYTTDGSEPSATNGQTYTNGTIITLGSGLAVGESVTLKLWAVKDGKNATASYTFTKADPPAGLTIHFKKPSTWSDPQLYYYETTPTTTGPTWATSPVMTLESGSWYVYTIPAVDSARVIFKDASGHQTPAANQAGVLRTQESWFDGTSWYTQNPDDSTAPTAPTELQASAHTSSSVTLAWNAATDNVGVTGYNIYRDGVLVGTATGLSYTDSGLTGSTLYKYTVKAKDAAGNLSPASNEVSVTTDVETGNSVTVYYKPGYSTPYIHYRPEGGTWTTAPGVAMTAAEVSGYYKITVNIGSASRLEAVFNNGSGTWDNNGGSNYFFNPGTSTYFGSGVIIPGAPTTADQVTIKVKVPSTTTDSDSVYLAGSLNSWNAADPAYKLTKNTVDGTYSITLSLAPGTSIQYKITRGAWTSVETTSSGGDVTNRTYTTVSGNQAIGITVAKWKDK, encoded by the coding sequence ATGAACCATGCCGGCTATTCGACCATCAAGGATATGGAGCAATACGGATACGGCACACGGCTGAACGGGATGACCAGCAGTTGGGTCCCGGGAAGCGGACAAACCTGGCACAGCTTCAACGACAACATCGACTATAACGATGCGACAAGCTGGGCTAAATGGTGGGGAGCGGGCTGGGTCAGAGCGGGAATCGCCGGATATACGGCCGGCGGCGGCGACGATTTGACGCAGACGCTTTCGGGCTTGCCAGACTTCAAGACCGACGTGACGACAAGCCAGGGTCTTCCTCCGCTTCTCAAGACGAAATGGGCGCAGGAAGGTAGCTCCAACAACGCATGGGTCGTTCCGGCGGCAAGCGGACTCCGTCAGGACCTGGGGATCGCTCCCGCGGATTATATTGTGAAATGGCTGTCTTCCTGGGTACAGGAGTTCGGCATCGACGGTTTCCGCTGCGATACTGCCAAGCATGTGGAGCAATACAGATGGAAGCAGCTTAAGGATTCCACAAATGCGGCTCTTCAAACCTGGAGAGCGAATAATCCGACCAAACCGGGCGCCAACTGGACGGACAATTTCTGGATGACCGGCGAAGTCTGGGGTCATGGCATTTCCAAGGATTCGTATTACAGCAACGGGTTTGATTCCCTTATCAATTTCTCGTTCCAGAATTCCAATTTGAACGATCTGGAAGGCTTGTTCTCCAGCTATGCCAGCCAGCTTAACAGCGACAGCGATTCATCCTTCAATGCGTTGAGCTACATTTCGTCACATGACACGAAGCTGTACGACCGGAACTCGTTGATTCAGGCGGGAACCGCGCTGCTGCTGCTTCCGGGTGGCGTTCAGACTTACTACGGAGATGAAAGCGGCAGAGTGTTCGGGGCAACCGGTTCGGATTCGACACAGGGCACGCGTTCGGACATGAACTGGAGCAGCATGAATACCGATGTGCTTCAGCACTGGCAAAAGCTTGGCCAATTCCGCAATAATCATCCCGCTGTTGGAGCGGGCACCCATAAATTGCTGGCCAGCTCGCCTTACACCTTCAGCCGCACGTATACCAATGCCGCTAAAGGCATTGACGACAGAGTAGTGGTTGCGACAGGCGCCTCCGGCTCGACATCCGTAACCGTCAGCGGGGTATTTGGCGACGGAACTCTGGTCAGAGACGCTTATACGGGCGCAACGACAACCGTCAGCGGTGGCAAGGCCGTATTCACCGCAGGCTCCAAGGGAGTTATCCTGATTGAAGCGGCAGGTCCCATCCAATACGATCCCAGTGTATCCGCTTCTCCCGCTGGCGGTAAGTTCACGACGGACGAAGTCTCGGTAACGCTGAGCACCGCATATGCCGACACCTCGACATATACGACAGACGGCAGCGAGCCAAGCGCAACAAATGGTCAGACTTACACCAACGGAACGATAATTACGTTAGGCTCGGGCCTTGCCGTAGGCGAGTCCGTGACGCTGAAGCTCTGGGCGGTTAAAGACGGCAAGAACGCAACGGCTTCTTATACGTTCACCAAAGCGGACCCTCCCGCTGGACTGACGATTCACTTTAAAAAGCCGTCCACCTGGAGTGATCCTCAGTTGTATTATTATGAAACAACACCGACCACGACCGGGCCAACCTGGGCGACATCCCCGGTGATGACGCTTGAAAGCGGAAGCTGGTATGTTTACACCATTCCGGCGGTAGACAGTGCAAGAGTCATCTTCAAGGACGCTTCAGGCCATCAGACTCCGGCGGCCAATCAGGCCGGTGTGCTGCGTACGCAAGAAAGCTGGTTCGACGGTACTAGCTGGTATACCCAGAATCCGGATGATTCAACGGCGCCGACAGCTCCGACCGAGCTTCAGGCGAGCGCCCATACGAGCTCTTCGGTAACTCTGGCCTGGAACGCGGCGACAGACAATGTCGGCGTGACGGGATATAACATTTACCGCGACGGCGTTTTGGTGGGAACGGCCACCGGACTGTCCTACACTGACAGCGGCCTTACGGGAAGCACGTTGTACAAATATACGGTCAAAGCCAAGGACGCTGCGGGCAACCTGTCTCCGGCAAGCAACGAGGTGTCGGTAACAACCGATGTCGAAACGGGCAACTCCGTAACCGTCTATTATAAACCGGGATACAGCACGCCATATATTCATTATCGTCCGGAGGGCGGAACCTGGACCACTGCACCTGGAGTCGCGATGACAGCGGCTGAAGTATCCGGATATTATAAAATAACGGTCAACATCGGTTCGGCCAGCCGTCTGGAAGCAGTATTTAACAATGGAAGCGGCACCTGGGACAACAACGGCGGCAGCAATTACTTCTTCAATCCCGGAACTTCGACGTATTTCGGGTCGGGTGTCATTATTCCCGGAGCGCCAACAACGGCAGACCAGGTCACTATTAAAGTAAAAGTTCCGTCTACAACGACCGACTCGGATTCCGTCTACTTGGCCGGCAGTCTCAACAGTTGGAACGCGGCGGACCCGGCTTATAAATTGACCAAGAACACTGTCGATGGTACCTATAGCATCACGCTTAGCCTGGCGCCGGGAACCTCGATTCAGTACAAAATCACGCGCGGCGCGTGGACAAGTGTCGAAACGACATCCAGTGGAGGGGATGTTACCAATCGAACGTACACCACAGTAAGCGGCAATCAGGCGATCGGCATCACAGTCGCAAAATGGAAGGATAAATAG
- a CDS encoding DMT family transporter — protein sequence MAYLFLAISIASELVGTSMLKASEGFTKLYPTLFTIVAFVCSFFFISLTMKTIPLNVTYAIWSGVGTVATVLISVLVWKEKISIGSVVGIALIVIGVVVLNMFGPGHGGTDKLAN from the coding sequence ATGGCCTATTTGTTTCTTGCAATTTCCATTGCCAGCGAGCTTGTCGGAACTTCTATGCTAAAAGCCTCGGAGGGATTCACGAAACTGTATCCGACTCTTTTTACAATTGTGGCGTTCGTGTGCTCGTTCTTTTTTATTTCCCTGACGATGAAGACGATACCGTTAAATGTGACGTATGCGATATGGTCGGGCGTCGGGACGGTAGCAACGGTTCTCATTTCCGTTCTGGTATGGAAAGAGAAAATCAGCATCGGCAGCGTGGTGGGCATTGCGCTGATCGTAATCGGCGTTGTCGTGCTGAATATGTTCGGTCCCGGACACGGAGGAACAGACAAGCTCGCGAATTGA
- a CDS encoding alpha-amylase family glycosyl hydrolase, with amino-acid sequence MTDRFYDGNSSNNNSYGRPSVDAKGSNIGTFHGGDIKGLTKKLQEGYFSNLGTNVIWLTAPYEQMHGWTGGGSGGDFAHYAYHGYYANDFTEMDKNMGTIDEMREFVDLAHSLGIRVVLWMS; translated from the coding sequence ATGACGGACCGTTTTTATGACGGCAACTCATCAAACAACAATTCATACGGCAGGCCTTCCGTCGATGCTAAGGGCAGTAATATCGGCACTTTTCACGGCGGTGATATCAAGGGTCTGACGAAAAAGCTGCAAGAAGGATACTTTTCGAATCTCGGAACGAATGTCATTTGGCTGACCGCGCCTTATGAGCAGATGCATGGGTGGACGGGAGGCGGAAGCGGCGGCGATTTTGCCCATTATGCCTATCACGGTTACTACGCCAATGATTTCACGGAGATGGACAAAAATATGGGCACCATCGACGAAATGCGTGAATTCGTGGATTTAGCCCATTCCCTGGGCATCCGGGTCGTATTGTGGATGTCGTGA
- a CDS encoding winged helix-turn-helix transcriptional regulator has translation MRDRKSGYGDCPDDRGCPVEFTLDVIGGKWKGVLLYHLISGTKRFGEFRKICPAITQRMLTLQLRELEEDGIIHREVYHQVPPKVEYSLTDFGRTLVPIIMLMRDWGEQYKNRPAADCQNNASVPGQPQTAGAPE, from the coding sequence ATGCGGGACCGAAAAAGCGGGTACGGTGATTGCCCGGATGACCGGGGCTGTCCGGTCGAATTTACGCTGGATGTCATCGGCGGCAAATGGAAGGGAGTCCTCCTGTACCATCTTATTTCCGGCACCAAGCGCTTCGGGGAATTCCGGAAAATCTGCCCGGCGATTACGCAGCGAATGCTGACTCTGCAGCTCAGAGAGCTGGAGGAGGACGGCATTATCCACCGGGAAGTGTACCATCAGGTGCCGCCCAAGGTGGAATATTCCTTGACCGATTTCGGCAGGACGCTCGTTCCGATTATTATGTTGATGCGGGATTGGGGCGAACAGTATAAGAACCGGCCTGCGGCGGATTGTCAGAATAATGCCTCTGTGCCCGGACAGCCGCAGACCGCTGGCGCTCCGGAATAG
- a CDS encoding zinc-binding alcohol dehydrogenase family protein has product MSHAPTMKAVGLYQYLDISNPESLIDVELEKPQPSGRDLLVRVHAVSVNPVDVKVRSPKSKTEQQPRVLGWDVAGVVEATGPDCTLFQPGDEVYYAGSIERPGGNSEYHLVDERIVGRKPSSLNFAEAAALPLTTLTAWEGLFDRLGISRSPEDNTGKHLLVIGAAGGVGSIAIQLAKHAGLTVIGTASREESADWAKGLGADHIITHYEAFLPQLNAAGIPYADYIFCLNNTDQHWENMAEAVAPQGQICSIVETEGPLNLNLLMGKSAAFNWELMFTRARYQTPDMIKQHELLNETADLVDRGILRTTLTRRLAPINAATLREAHALVESGRTIGKVVLEGF; this is encoded by the coding sequence ATGAGTCATGCGCCAACCATGAAAGCTGTAGGCCTGTATCAGTACCTGGATATTTCCAATCCGGAGAGCCTGATCGACGTGGAGCTTGAGAAACCGCAGCCCTCCGGGCGGGATTTGCTTGTCCGCGTACACGCCGTTTCGGTCAATCCCGTCGATGTCAAAGTGAGAAGCCCCAAGTCCAAGACGGAGCAGCAGCCACGGGTGCTGGGCTGGGATGTTGCGGGTGTCGTGGAAGCGACAGGTCCGGACTGCACCCTTTTCCAGCCTGGGGATGAAGTATACTATGCGGGCAGCATCGAACGTCCCGGCGGGAACAGCGAATATCATCTCGTGGATGAGCGCATCGTCGGCAGAAAGCCCTCGTCGCTGAACTTCGCCGAAGCCGCCGCTCTGCCCCTGACTACGCTCACCGCCTGGGAGGGATTGTTCGATCGTCTGGGCATATCGCGGTCTCCGGAAGACAACACCGGCAAGCATTTGCTTGTGATCGGCGCAGCGGGCGGCGTGGGCTCCATTGCGATCCAGCTGGCGAAGCATGCCGGGCTGACCGTGATCGGAACCGCCTCGCGCGAAGAATCCGCCGATTGGGCCAAGGGCCTTGGCGCAGACCATATCATCACCCATTATGAGGCGTTTCTGCCTCAGTTGAATGCCGCCGGCATTCCTTATGCCGATTATATTTTCTGCCTCAACAACACGGATCAGCATTGGGAGAACATGGCCGAGGCTGTGGCGCCCCAAGGCCAAATCTGCTCGATCGTCGAGACTGAAGGCCCGCTGAATCTCAATCTGCTTATGGGCAAAAGCGCCGCCTTCAACTGGGAGCTCATGTTCACCCGCGCCCGTTACCAGACGCCGGATATGATCAAGCAGCATGAGCTGCTGAATGAGACGGCCGATCTGGTAGACCGCGGAATTCTCCGCACCACCCTGACACGCCGCCTGGCGCCGATCAACGCAGCCACGCTGCGCGAGGCCCACGCCCTCGTCGAGTCAGGACGCACAATCGGCAAGGTCGTGCTGGAAGGGTTCTAA
- a CDS encoding MFS transporter: MSKMESLKSETLENDRTGQPRAVWAIAFACVISFMGLGLVDPILPAISHQLNATASQTSLLFSSYNLVTGIAMLVTGFISSRMGVKWTMMTGTLFIIAFSFLGGMSGSIGQLVGFRAGWGLGNALFIATALSAIVGLSTKGSAKAVILYEAALGLGISVGPLLGGELGSISWRGPFIGVSALMAIAFISVGLLMPKVPKQQNRSKLSDPFKALRYPGLLVLAITAFLYNFGFFTLMAYTPFVMNLDEHGLGYVFFGWGILLAITSVFVAPRLQRRFGSIPSMSVALLLFALTLLAMGIWTSSQTTVIVSVIVAGAFLGTNNTLITTAVMEAAPVERSTASAAYSFVRFIGGALAPWLAGKLAEWYNPHVPFYVGAAFVVVAVLVVLLGRGFLRHVDSAAGH; this comes from the coding sequence ATGTCGAAGATGGAGTCTCTTAAGTCCGAGACTCTGGAAAATGACCGAACGGGGCAGCCGAGGGCCGTCTGGGCCATTGCGTTTGCCTGTGTGATCTCTTTTATGGGCCTTGGGCTAGTTGACCCGATTCTGCCGGCGATCAGCCATCAACTGAACGCCACCGCAAGCCAAACGTCACTGCTGTTCTCCAGCTATAATCTCGTAACCGGGATCGCGATGCTGGTGACCGGGTTTATTTCCAGCCGGATGGGTGTCAAATGGACGATGATGACGGGAACGCTGTTCATCATCGCTTTCTCGTTCCTAGGCGGGATGTCCGGAAGCATTGGTCAGCTTGTCGGCTTCCGTGCCGGTTGGGGACTTGGCAACGCCTTGTTCATCGCAACGGCGCTGTCGGCCATCGTCGGCCTGTCGACCAAAGGCTCGGCGAAGGCGGTTATCCTCTATGAGGCGGCGCTTGGGCTGGGCATTTCGGTCGGTCCGCTGCTTGGCGGCGAGCTCGGCTCGATCTCCTGGCGCGGTCCGTTCATCGGTGTGAGCGCCCTGATGGCGATCGCCTTCATCTCGGTCGGCCTGCTTATGCCGAAGGTGCCCAAGCAGCAAAACCGCTCGAAGCTGTCGGACCCCTTTAAGGCGCTGCGCTACCCGGGTCTTCTGGTACTGGCGATTACAGCTTTCCTGTACAATTTCGGCTTTTTCACGCTGATGGCGTACACTCCTTTTGTTATGAATCTGGATGAACACGGACTGGGTTACGTCTTCTTCGGCTGGGGCATCCTGCTGGCGATTACATCGGTATTCGTCGCTCCCCGCCTGCAGAGACGCTTCGGCTCCATCCCGTCCATGTCGGTGGCGCTGCTGCTGTTCGCCCTGACGCTGCTCGCGATGGGGATCTGGACCTCGTCGCAGACTACTGTCATTGTGTCGGTTATTGTGGCAGGTGCGTTCCTTGGAACCAACAACACGCTGATTACCACGGCAGTCATGGAAGCTGCGCCGGTAGAACGCTCGACCGCTTCCGCGGCGTACAGCTTCGTGCGCTTCATCGGCGGTGCGCTTGCACCTTGGCTGGCCGGCAAGCTGGCGGAATGGTATAACCCGCATGTTCCGTTCTATGTCGGAGCCGCATTCGTTGTAGTGGCGGTGCTTGTCGTTCTCCTGGGCCGGGGCTTCCTCCGCCATGTCGACTCGGCGGCAGGACATTAA
- a CDS encoding MerR family transcriptional regulator: MNWLKIEQVAQETGLTKRTIRYYEEIGLLDSPHRSEKGTRLYTADDITNLRRIVDAKEVLGISLQDLQQFVSFRHSLEHYRQNYKGRDGQEGRIEKLTELEQKLSDQLELLDRKLEKMVSFRDELRSMHERAQTVLEELQS; the protein is encoded by the coding sequence ATGAACTGGTTGAAAATTGAACAAGTCGCTCAAGAGACCGGGCTGACTAAACGGACGATCCGCTATTACGAAGAAATCGGGCTGCTGGATTCGCCGCACCGGAGCGAGAAGGGTACGCGGCTGTATACAGCCGATGACATAACCAATCTGCGCCGGATTGTGGATGCCAAGGAAGTGCTCGGCATTTCGCTTCAGGATCTGCAGCAATTCGTGTCGTTCCGTCATTCGCTGGAGCATTATCGCCAGAATTACAAAGGCCGCGATGGGCAGGAGGGACGGATCGAGAAGCTGACGGAGCTGGAGCAGAAGCTGAGCGATCAATTGGAGCTGCTGGACCGCAAGCTGGAGAAGATGGTGAGCTTCCGTGACGAGCTTCGGAGCATGCACGAACGGGCGCAGACCGTACTGGAGGAACTGCAATCCTAA
- a CDS encoding DUF1294 domain-containing protein: protein MIDLVTVWFIVINLIGYVVMSGDKDKARTRRERVPEKTLFLLAAAGGALGVLTAMYRRRHKTKHPSFVVGIPLLVILNVLMYSYFLK, encoded by the coding sequence ATGATCGATCTCGTGACGGTATGGTTTATCGTGATTAATCTGATCGGATACGTCGTTATGTCCGGAGACAAGGACAAGGCAAGGACGAGGCGGGAGCGGGTTCCGGAGAAGACGCTGTTTCTGCTGGCTGCGGCCGGCGGAGCGCTTGGCGTCCTGACGGCGATGTACCGCAGGCGTCACAAGACGAAGCATCCGTCGTTCGTCGTCGGTATTCCGCTGCTGGTCATCCTGAACGTCCTGATGTACAGCTATTTTTTGAAATAA
- a CDS encoding TetR/AcrR family transcriptional regulator — MSTIGRQSKRELILKATAVLVKEEGVERLTLEAVAKKAGISKGGLLYHFPNKEKLIISMVEQLSEQFVRDLNERVEKDELDRGKWSRAYAGASFEDCESELTAALYAALFTNPEMLAKMRDEYSVIQQKMENDGLDPVLATIVRLAADGLWYAERFGLAPPGEELRKRVLEELKRWTKEGK; from the coding sequence ATGAGTACAATAGGACGGCAATCCAAAAGAGAGCTGATTTTAAAAGCCACAGCAGTTCTGGTTAAGGAAGAAGGAGTGGAACGGTTAACCCTTGAAGCCGTAGCGAAGAAGGCGGGCATCAGCAAGGGAGGACTGCTCTACCATTTTCCCAACAAGGAGAAGCTGATAATCAGCATGGTCGAACAGCTGTCGGAGCAGTTTGTCCGGGATCTTAATGAGAGAGTGGAGAAGGATGAGCTGGACAGGGGCAAATGGAGCCGAGCTTATGCCGGGGCTTCCTTCGAAGACTGCGAAAGCGAGCTGACTGCGGCGCTGTATGCAGCGCTTTTTACCAACCCGGAGATGCTGGCCAAGATGCGGGATGAGTACTCCGTTATTCAACAAAAGATGGAAAATGACGGCCTCGATCCGGTACTGGCCACGATTGTAAGGCTTGCGGCCGACGGCTTGTGGTATGCCGAAAGATTCGGACTGGCTCCTCCTGGAGAGGAGCTTAGGAAGCGTGTGCTTGAAGAGTTGAAGAGATGGACGAAGGAGGGAAAATAA
- a CDS encoding DNA topoisomerase III, whose translation MKDLVLAEKPSVAREIARVLGCREKQKSYLEGPKYIVTWALGHLVGLAEPEDYDHKYATWALEDLPILPDRMKLKVLRETGGQFKAVQHLMKRQDVGELIIATDAAREGELLARWIIQMAQWKKPFRRLWISSQTDKAIKEGFASLKPGREFDRLYESARCRAEADWMVGLNVTRALTTKFGAPLSAGRVQTPTLGMVMDREKEILNFRSQEFDTVTADFGNFQAQWRSKSGDGRIFDKTQSAALAKKLEGRNGTLTKVQKSEKSEPHPLAYDLTELQRDANRRFGFSAKQTSSVLQRLYEQHKLVTYPRTDSRYLTADMTGTLKERLDSVAIGPYASLARPLLRRPLNITKRIVDDSKVSDHHAIIPTEQTVLLNELNAEERKLYDLIVRRFISLFYPPARFDAVAVTVTVDGETFTAKGSTVKDAGWREVYGGDLSLSEEDEAGEGGEAADGRGITLPELRQGEQVTIRRCLLKGGRTQPPGRYNEASLLTQMEKHGLGTPATRADIIEKLVSSDTIERQGNQLHPTGKGKQLIELVSPQLRTPDLTARWESELERIARGQGKPEPFLQGIRGMAKELVAEVKNSGAEYKPHNVSNSHCPQCGTRLLEKKSKRGKLLICPADDCGYTRAGEKRLSNRRCPQCHKKMELKEGKAGMYVQCLGCGITETMDKDSKHMNKREQQKLVQQYSKPESLGTSLGDLLKAAMEKQGDK comes from the coding sequence ATGAAAGATTTGGTGTTGGCGGAGAAGCCGTCGGTCGCGCGTGAAATTGCGCGGGTGCTGGGCTGCCGCGAGAAGCAGAAGAGTTATTTGGAAGGACCAAAGTATATCGTGACCTGGGCGCTGGGCCATCTGGTAGGATTGGCGGAGCCCGAGGATTATGATCATAAATATGCAACCTGGGCGCTGGAGGATCTGCCGATCTTGCCGGACCGGATGAAGCTGAAGGTGCTCCGGGAGACGGGCGGGCAGTTCAAAGCCGTGCAGCACCTGATGAAGCGTCAGGATGTCGGGGAGCTCATTATCGCTACGGATGCGGCGCGGGAAGGCGAGCTGCTGGCGCGATGGATTATACAGATGGCCCAGTGGAAAAAGCCGTTCCGGCGCCTGTGGATCTCGTCGCAGACGGACAAGGCGATCAAGGAAGGCTTCGCATCGCTGAAGCCGGGCCGGGAGTTCGACCGGCTGTACGAATCGGCCCGCTGCCGGGCCGAGGCTGACTGGATGGTCGGCCTCAATGTGACGCGCGCGCTGACAACGAAGTTCGGCGCGCCCCTGTCGGCGGGACGTGTACAGACGCCGACGCTGGGCATGGTCATGGACCGGGAAAAGGAGATTCTGAATTTCCGGTCCCAGGAGTTCGACACGGTGACGGCGGACTTCGGGAACTTCCAGGCCCAGTGGCGCAGCAAGAGCGGCGACGGGCGTATCTTCGACAAGACGCAGAGCGCGGCGCTGGCGAAGAAGCTGGAAGGGCGAAACGGCACGCTGACCAAGGTGCAGAAGAGCGAGAAGAGCGAGCCGCATCCGCTCGCCTACGATTTGACGGAGCTGCAGCGCGACGCGAACCGGAGGTTCGGATTCTCCGCGAAGCAGACGTCCAGTGTGCTGCAGCGGCTGTACGAGCAGCATAAGCTCGTCACTTATCCGCGGACGGACAGCCGCTATTTGACGGCGGATATGACCGGAACGCTCAAGGAGCGGCTGGACAGTGTCGCGATCGGACCTTACGCGTCTTTGGCCCGTCCATTGCTTCGCCGGCCGCTGAATATAACGAAGCGGATTGTGGACGACAGCAAGGTAAGCGATCATCATGCGATCATTCCGACGGAGCAGACGGTGCTGTTGAATGAACTGAACGCAGAGGAGCGGAAGCTGTACGATCTCATCGTGCGCCGATTCATTAGCCTGTTCTATCCGCCCGCCCGCTTTGATGCGGTGGCGGTGACGGTTACTGTGGACGGCGAGACATTCACAGCGAAGGGATCAACTGTCAAGGATGCCGGCTGGCGCGAGGTCTACGGCGGCGATCTGAGCCTGTCTGAGGAGGATGAAGCAGGCGAAGGCGGAGAAGCCGCTGATGGACGTGGGATTACACTTCCCGAGCTTCGGCAGGGCGAGCAGGTGACGATCCGCCGCTGTCTGCTCAAAGGCGGCCGTACCCAGCCGCCGGGCCGCTATAACGAAGCCTCGCTGCTGACGCAGATGGAGAAGCACGGTCTCGGAACGCCGGCGACACGGGCGGATATTATCGAGAAGCTTGTCTCGTCGGATACGATTGAGCGGCAGGGCAACCAGTTGCACCCGACCGGAAAGGGCAAACAGCTGATCGAGTTAGTCTCCCCACAGCTGCGCACGCCGGACCTGACAGCCCGATGGGAATCGGAGCTGGAGCGGATTGCCCGCGGCCAGGGGAAGCCGGAGCCTTTTCTCCAGGGAATCCGTGGAATGGCGAAGGAACTGGTCGCCGAAGTCAAGAACAGTGGTGCGGAGTACAAGCCGCATAATGTTTCGAACAGCCACTGTCCGCAGTGCGGAACGCGGCTGCTGGAGAAGAAGTCGAAGCGCGGCAAGCTGCTGATCTGCCCGGCAGATGATTGCGGCTATACGAGAGCAGGCGAGAAACGGCTGTCCAACCGCCGCTGTCCGCAATGCCACAAGAAGATGGAGCTGAAGGAAGGCAAGGCGGGGATGTACGTGCAGTGCCTGGGCTGCGGCATAACGGAGACGATGGACAAGGACAGCAAGCATATGAACAAGCGCGAGCAGCAGAAGCTCGTACAGCAGTACAGCAAGCCGGAGAGCCTCGGCACGAGTCTGGGCGATCTGCTCAAAGCGGCGATGGAGAAGCAGGGAGACAAGTAA
- a CDS encoding acyl-[acyl-carrier-protein] thioesterase has product MEQPSKAVWNESHKVYANDTDVHGQGKLSFILDMLQHAADSAVEGMGVSLGDLLQAEMGWMLMTLDLHIGRLPRQGNRLNVRTWSKGTKGPLWQRDYRIFDEEDGREMISARSTWALVDIVKRKILRPSALRADVHHYTGDSVGDMPDKVATPVELRLEEAYRYQVRYSGLDNYGHLNNAKYGDVCCDALPLEIFRTGQLQRFQITYLQEAAYRDEIAVSVGRAHEHEFYLRGMQGDKIFFEAHMELKQ; this is encoded by the coding sequence ATGGAACAACCATCGAAAGCGGTTTGGAACGAATCGCATAAGGTATACGCCAACGATACGGATGTTCATGGACAGGGCAAGCTGTCCTTTATCTTGGATATGCTTCAGCATGCAGCCGACTCGGCCGTGGAAGGCATGGGCGTCAGTCTGGGCGATCTGCTGCAGGCCGAAATGGGCTGGATGCTGATGACGCTGGATCTCCACATCGGACGGTTGCCCCGGCAGGGGAACCGGCTGAATGTCCGAACCTGGAGCAAAGGTACGAAGGGGCCGCTGTGGCAGCGGGATTACCGGATTTTTGATGAAGAGGACGGCCGAGAGATGATTTCAGCCCGTTCTACCTGGGCGCTGGTTGATATCGTCAAGCGGAAGATTTTGCGTCCAAGCGCGCTCCGGGCTGACGTTCATCACTATACCGGCGACTCGGTGGGAGATATGCCGGACAAAGTGGCGACCCCAGTGGAGCTTCGGTTAGAGGAAGCTTATCGGTATCAGGTGCGATACAGCGGACTGGATAACTATGGTCATTTGAACAATGCGAAGTATGGGGATGTATGCTGTGATGCTTTGCCATTGGAGATATTCCGCACCGGGCAGCTTCAGCGGTTCCAAATAACGTATTTGCAGGAAGCAGCTTACAGGGATGAGATAGCCGTTAGCGTGGGCAGAGCACATGAGCATGAGTTCTATCTGCGGGGAATGCAGGGGGACAAGATTTTTTTCGAAGCGCATATGGAATTGAAGCAGTAA